A stretch of Chitinophaga caeni DNA encodes these proteins:
- a CDS encoding ABC transporter substrate-binding protein has protein sequence MQRPIKIGFLTPYSSVYPYYHHHITTAWMIGMGVTAPQNSPLQFIYEYAGNGSMRMTQQAIKKLQFIDQVDVFSGLISYKALPEIFSFIDKQHRPSFFFDMGEYIPSAKHLNPNTFLASHQLWQSQFALGHWAQKQFGDAGHIVLPLYESGYHLNSAFTNGAQAAGGTAVHLTVLHDYPGHQPGTAINYEPFFESLVKTQPPYVHAIFSGNQGTDFLKLWISKGFHKKIPLVVIETMAYDDVLADIAHIDMQFYSSMMWNRDDETPLNQSFVKPFEQLTGQKANIYALLGYEAGLAWKEVLPYALKQDWSTVTSLLHREVIQSPRGTRSFSLESGNGLPSTQIIKVNVEFNKTQRIIVEQGKGKIFADKDFESIHEYSVSGWQNPFLCI, from the coding sequence ATGCAACGACCGATAAAAATAGGATTCTTAACTCCTTATTCAAGCGTGTACCCTTATTATCACCATCACATTACCACGGCATGGATGATAGGGATGGGTGTAACTGCGCCTCAAAATAGTCCCCTGCAATTCATTTACGAATACGCGGGCAACGGTAGTATGCGCATGACGCAACAAGCCATCAAGAAATTACAATTTATAGATCAAGTAGACGTTTTCTCCGGACTAATCAGTTACAAAGCTTTACCGGAAATATTTTCATTTATTGATAAGCAACATAGACCTTCATTCTTTTTTGATATGGGGGAATATATTCCTTCTGCTAAGCATTTAAACCCTAATACCTTTTTAGCATCCCATCAACTGTGGCAATCCCAATTCGCACTCGGCCATTGGGCACAAAAACAATTTGGTGATGCGGGTCACATCGTATTGCCTTTGTATGAATCAGGCTACCATTTGAATAGCGCTTTCACTAACGGCGCCCAAGCCGCTGGTGGAACGGCGGTGCACCTCACCGTTTTACACGATTACCCCGGGCACCAACCGGGAACAGCCATTAATTATGAACCCTTTTTTGAATCGCTTGTAAAGACCCAACCTCCTTATGTACACGCGATCTTTAGCGGCAACCAGGGTACAGATTTCTTGAAACTTTGGATTTCCAAAGGTTTTCATAAGAAAATACCGCTGGTTGTTATCGAAACCATGGCATACGATGATGTGTTGGCTGACATAGCCCATATCGATATGCAATTCTACTCTTCCATGATGTGGAATAGAGATGATGAAACTCCCCTTAACCAATCCTTCGTCAAACCCTTCGAACAATTAACAGGCCAAAAGGCCAACATTTATGCACTGCTTGGTTACGAAGCCGGCTTAGCTTGGAAAGAAGTGCTGCCCTATGCCTTGAAACAGGATTGGAGCACCGTTACATCCTTGCTGCACCGTGAAGTAATCCAATCCCCGCGCGGGACCAGGAGCTTTTCTTTGGAATCCGGTAACGGTTTACCAAGTACGCAGATTATCAAAGTAAATGTTGAATTTAACAAGACACAACGAATTATAGTTGAACAGGGAAAAGGGAAAATATTTGCCGACAAGGATTTCGAAAGTATACATGAATACTCCGTTTCCGGGTGGCAGAACCCTTTCCTCTGCATATAA
- a CDS encoding Gfo/Idh/MocA family protein: MDRSHRRTFLRQAAIIGAGFTLLPTTVTKSKEKLRVGIIGLGQEGLLHFNNASLHPGIEITALCDLNPATLNDAVTVLKKNSARTYAGSTDAYLQLLQQQNVDAVIIASPKEFHFRMIMEAWKAGKQVAVAGILAGSVDEHLKLLHASEKYNKQLFILNRGWSIGKNLHEQRTLPAKIGRVTSAKIGAHLDYIDTYHAAYPSASLLDIARLMGISGDNHFSNMEIYSPGRYEVLRLQVDKKGILRTKIDAEKVTMAKLTTATGQEIQVQLNNSDKNPFTVGTVIRGEDGFWMKDLKQLVLHEGWVQQDYQLTHTDIRKNDKATDWAMYSALDDFYRLAFSGKTDLAMNRLLINCSLVETHLHHCKEEYGLKVALPNTFLA; this comes from the coding sequence ATGGATAGAAGTCACCGTAGAACATTCTTGCGGCAAGCGGCCATCATTGGCGCTGGATTCACGTTATTACCAACAACTGTTACCAAGTCAAAGGAGAAGTTGCGTGTAGGAATAATCGGTTTAGGGCAGGAGGGGTTATTACATTTTAATAATGCTTCCTTGCATCCAGGGATCGAAATCACCGCTTTGTGCGATCTTAATCCTGCAACCTTGAATGATGCAGTAACCGTTCTAAAAAAGAATAGCGCACGAACTTATGCCGGATCAACTGATGCTTACCTGCAACTATTACAACAACAAAATGTAGATGCTGTTATCATCGCTAGTCCTAAGGAATTTCATTTCAGGATGATCATGGAGGCTTGGAAAGCCGGGAAGCAAGTAGCTGTTGCCGGTATCTTGGCCGGCTCCGTTGATGAGCATTTAAAATTATTGCATGCTTCCGAAAAGTATAATAAGCAATTATTCATTTTAAACAGGGGCTGGTCGATAGGTAAAAACTTACATGAACAGCGCACGCTGCCTGCTAAGATCGGTAGGGTGACTTCTGCTAAGATTGGCGCCCACCTGGATTATATCGATACCTATCATGCTGCCTACCCGTCTGCCAGTTTACTGGATATTGCCAGGTTAATGGGCATTTCGGGAGACAATCATTTCTCCAATATGGAGATTTATTCGCCCGGGAGATATGAAGTGCTTCGTTTACAGGTTGATAAAAAGGGGATATTAAGGACAAAAATAGATGCTGAAAAAGTAACGATGGCCAAGCTCACGACGGCTACAGGGCAAGAAATCCAGGTGCAACTAAATAATTCTGATAAAAATCCTTTCACCGTGGGTACGGTTATCCGTGGTGAAGACGGTTTTTGGATGAAGGATTTAAAACAACTCGTTCTTCACGAAGGTTGGGTGCAGCAGGATTATCAATTAACCCATACGGATATTCGTAAGAATGATAAAGCAACGGATTGGGCTATGTATAGCGCGTTAGATGATTTTTACCGGCTAGCATTTAGCGGTAAAACAGATTTGGCGATGAACAGGCTGCTGATTAACTGTAGCTTGGTGGAAACTCATTTGCATCATTGCAAGGAGGAATACGGATTGAAAGTAGCATTACCTAACACTTTTTTAGCTTGA
- a CDS encoding phage tail protein, which produces MDEVLAIIKIFGGNYAPTNFMFCQGQLLAINSNEVLYAIIGNTYGGNGVTTFQLPDLRGRTPIGQGQGPGLTNRTLGERSGAETVTLLLNQMPAHTHGVMNVSAKLPVSSATGTSNIPGDNKVLASIPRVGSGPTARPVLAYAEAGATADTYLQGGSVQATVNTTGGNQPHNNMQPYLTLNFIICTVGLFPSRA; this is translated from the coding sequence ATGGATGAGGTTTTAGCAATTATAAAAATTTTCGGAGGTAATTACGCACCTACTAATTTTATGTTCTGTCAAGGCCAGTTGCTGGCGATAAATTCTAACGAGGTGCTGTATGCAATAATCGGCAACACTTATGGCGGTAATGGCGTAACAACTTTCCAATTGCCTGATTTGAGGGGAAGGACGCCTATCGGCCAGGGACAAGGCCCAGGTTTAACAAATCGGACGTTAGGGGAAAGGTCAGGTGCGGAAACGGTGACCCTATTATTGAACCAGATGCCGGCGCATACGCATGGAGTTATGAATGTATCAGCAAAACTGCCCGTATCTTCAGCCACGGGAACATCAAATATTCCGGGCGATAATAAAGTATTGGCTTCCATTCCAAGAGTGGGTAGTGGCCCTACGGCAAGGCCGGTATTGGCATATGCCGAAGCTGGTGCAACTGCGGATACTTATTTACAAGGCGGATCTGTACAAGCGACTGTTAATACGACTGGGGGTAATCAACCGCATAATAACATGCAGCCGTACCTTACTTTAAATTTTATTATTTGCACGGTAGGACTATTTCCAAGTAGGGCATAA
- a CDS encoding phage tail protein, producing the protein MNEFIGVIIMFAGNFDMRNLVSANGSLLAIASNSALYAIFGTAYGGDGRSTFAIPDLRGRCMLSAGSNIGGSYYQLGQLGGAETVTLVTNEIPMHQHTLSNSTFRQPVTSGEGTVGNLQTGSLPASVPRIKGSGTGMLDINMYAEAAGNESAYLRAAETGIVPDLTMMGASQAHYNMAPYLALNLQVVLVGDFPARG; encoded by the coding sequence ATGAATGAATTTATAGGTGTGATCATCATGTTTGCAGGGAATTTCGATATGAGGAATTTAGTCAGCGCAAATGGAAGTCTTTTAGCGATAGCAAGCAATTCCGCACTTTATGCAATTTTTGGTACAGCGTACGGTGGTGATGGTAGGAGCACGTTTGCTATTCCAGACTTAAGGGGACGCTGCATGTTGAGTGCGGGAAGCAATATTGGTGGTAGCTATTATCAATTAGGTCAACTTGGTGGTGCTGAAACCGTAACATTAGTTACCAACGAAATCCCTATGCATCAACATACACTGTCGAATTCTACATTCAGGCAGCCGGTGACGAGTGGGGAAGGCACGGTGGGCAACCTGCAAACAGGTAGTTTACCCGCATCGGTACCACGGATTAAAGGTAGTGGCACCGGTATGTTGGATATTAATATGTATGCGGAAGCCGCTGGCAATGAAAGCGCCTATTTGAGGGCTGCTGAAACAGGTATAGTGCCGGATTTAACAATGATGGGTGCTAGCCAGGCGCATTATAACATGGCACCGTACCTGGCTTTGAACCTGCAAGTAGTTCTTGTGGGGGATTTCCCGGCACGGGGATAA